A genomic stretch from Enterobacter oligotrophicus includes:
- a CDS encoding ABC transporter permease: MPHLSTRVLQGLLTLLLTLFGLLLVTFALSAFSPVDRVLQIVGDHASQSTYDQVRHQLGLDQPLPVQFWHYLQNLAHGDLGTASATGQPVLQDLLHAFPATLELATLALIIGTVLGVIAGVLCARYAGSPLDLAVRTLTLLGNSVPIFWLGLLMLALFYAKLQWSAGPGRLDDIWQFTVEPRTGFALIDTWLSGDREAFRNAISHLVLPVLLLAYYSLASITRLTRSACLSEMNKEYILLARAKGAGEMTILLRHVLPNIRSTLLTVIALAYTSMLEGAVLTETVFSWPGIGRYLTTALFAGDTTAIMGGTLLIGVSFVLINNLTDLLVRATDPRVR; the protein is encoded by the coding sequence ATGCCACATCTTTCCACCCGCGTGCTTCAGGGTCTGCTGACTCTCCTGCTCACGCTATTCGGGCTGCTGCTGGTCACGTTTGCGCTCTCTGCGTTTTCTCCGGTCGATCGCGTTTTGCAGATCGTCGGCGATCACGCCAGCCAGTCCACTTACGATCAGGTTCGCCACCAGCTTGGGCTGGATCAGCCGCTGCCCGTGCAGTTCTGGCACTATCTGCAAAATCTCGCCCACGGTGATTTAGGCACCGCCAGCGCTACCGGTCAACCGGTATTGCAGGATCTGCTGCACGCCTTTCCCGCCACGCTGGAACTGGCAACGCTGGCGCTAATTATCGGCACGGTACTCGGCGTGATTGCAGGCGTGCTGTGCGCCCGCTACGCCGGTTCGCCGCTCGATTTAGCGGTTCGTACGCTCACGCTGCTCGGCAACTCGGTGCCGATTTTCTGGCTCGGCCTGCTGATGCTGGCGCTGTTCTACGCAAAGCTGCAGTGGAGCGCAGGCCCCGGCAGGCTGGACGATATCTGGCAGTTCACCGTAGAGCCGCGAACCGGCTTTGCGCTGATTGATACCTGGCTTTCCGGCGACCGCGAGGCGTTCCGCAACGCCATCAGCCATCTGGTGCTGCCAGTGTTGCTGCTGGCGTATTACTCGCTGGCAAGCATCACCCGCCTGACGCGCTCAGCGTGCCTCAGCGAGATGAACAAAGAGTACATACTGCTCGCCCGCGCTAAAGGTGCTGGTGAGATGACTATCCTGCTGCGCCACGTGCTGCCAAACATTCGCAGCACCCTGCTGACGGTGATTGCGCTGGCCTATACCAGCATGCTGGAAGGTGCGGTGTTAACCGAGACCGTCTTCTCCTGGCCGGGCATCGGACGCTATCTCACCACCGCCCTGTTCGCCGGTGACACGACCGCCATAATGGGCGGTACGCTGCTGATTGGCGTGAGCTTTGTGCTGATCAATAACCTTACCGACCTGCTTGTGCGGGCAACCGATCCCAGGGTGCGCTAA
- a CDS encoding GNAT family N-acetyltransferase, with protein MPEINHHGQTVNDIVPDWKCARVLTRTPLSGQYCRLEPLDADRHAADLFEAYALGDDSDWTWLASTQPMSVEATAHWVLGKVMDDELVPYAVIDSGTGRAVGLVSYMAIERMQGSVEIGHVTWSRRMKGTRIGTETVWLLLKNAFEHGYRRLEWKCDSMNVASRKAAERLGFVWEGRLRQKLVRKGRNRDSEMLSMIDREWPERDAELRAWLAAENFDGEGRQVKRLEAFR; from the coding sequence GTGCCCGAAATCAACCACCATGGTCAAACCGTTAACGATATCGTTCCCGACTGGAAATGTGCGCGCGTGTTAACCCGCACACCGCTCAGCGGTCAGTATTGTCGTCTGGAGCCGCTGGATGCGGATCGCCACGCTGCCGATCTCTTTGAGGCGTATGCACTGGGCGACGACAGCGACTGGACGTGGCTCGCCAGTACGCAACCTATGAGTGTGGAAGCCACTGCGCACTGGGTACTCGGAAAAGTGATGGATGACGAACTGGTGCCCTATGCCGTGATTGATTCAGGCACGGGGCGTGCGGTGGGGCTGGTGAGCTATATGGCGATTGAGCGAATGCAGGGCTCGGTGGAGATTGGCCACGTCACCTGGTCGCGCAGGATGAAAGGCACCCGCATCGGCACCGAAACGGTATGGCTGTTGCTGAAAAATGCGTTTGAACACGGTTACCGACGGCTGGAGTGGAAGTGTGATTCGATGAACGTGGCGTCACGCAAGGCGGCTGAGCGGCTGGGGTTTGTCTGGGAAGGCCGCCTGCGCCAGAAGCTGGTGCGCAAGGGGCGTAACCGCGACAGCGAAATGCTTTCTATGATTGACCGGGAATGGCCTGAGCGGGACGCAGAACTGCGCGCCTGGCTGGCGGCGGAGAATTTTGACGGGGAAGGGCGACAGGTTAAGCGGTTAGAGGCGTTTCGGTAA
- the betI gene encoding transcriptional regulator BetI, whose protein sequence is MPKVGMQPIRRRQLIDATLEAINEVGMHDATIAQIARRAGVSTGIISHYFKDKNGLLEATMRDITGQLRDAVLSRLHALPNGSAEQRLQAIVGGNFDETQVSSAAMKAWLAFWASSMHQPMLYRLQQVSSRRLLSNLVYEFRRELSREQAQEAGYGLAALIDGLWLRAALSGKPLDKTLAQSLTSHFISQHLPTE, encoded by the coding sequence ATGCCCAAAGTGGGGATGCAGCCGATCCGGCGCAGGCAGCTTATCGACGCCACGCTGGAAGCAATAAATGAAGTGGGAATGCATGACGCGACCATCGCGCAGATCGCCCGTCGGGCGGGCGTTTCCACGGGGATCATCAGTCACTATTTCAAAGATAAAAACGGTCTGCTGGAAGCAACCATGCGCGACATTACCGGCCAGCTGCGCGACGCGGTATTAAGCCGTTTACATGCCCTGCCGAACGGCAGCGCAGAACAGCGCCTGCAGGCGATTGTCGGCGGCAACTTTGATGAAACCCAGGTCAGTAGCGCCGCGATGAAGGCCTGGCTGGCCTTCTGGGCGAGCAGTATGCATCAGCCGATGCTCTACCGATTGCAGCAGGTGAGCAGCCGCCGCCTGCTGTCGAACCTGGTGTACGAGTTCCGCCGCGAACTGTCGCGTGAACAGGCGCAAGAGGCGGGCTACGGGCTCGCGGCACTGATTGACGGGCTGTGGCTGCGCGCCGCGTTAAGCGGCAAACCGCTGGATAAAACTCTGGCCCAGTCGCTCACCAGCCACTTTATCAGCCAGCATTTACCGACCGAATAA
- a CDS encoding ABC transporter ATP-binding protein, translating to MTEHRVIVDALNIDYPAARVVNNLSFTLGNERLALVGESGSGKSMSARALMGLVRKPGVVSARQLNVLGNDLLTLNNRRWQALRGNGIAMVLQDPRYALNPVKSVAAQLDEALTLHQALPRSERVARIHDIIRAVGLSENVLQRYPGELSGGMGQRVMIAIALMNNPQVLIADEPTSALDARLRNQILELLVQQCAERQMAMLLISHDLPLVAEHCDRVLVMYQGEKVDEMAASQLPQATHPYTRTLWTCRPNASTYGQMLPTLDRTQPFREATNGTR from the coding sequence ATGACTGAACACCGCGTCATCGTCGATGCGCTGAATATCGACTACCCCGCCGCGCGCGTGGTCAACAACCTGAGCTTTACGCTTGGCAACGAACGGCTGGCGCTGGTCGGTGAATCCGGCTCGGGCAAATCCATGTCTGCCCGCGCATTAATGGGGCTGGTGCGTAAACCGGGCGTGGTAAGCGCCAGGCAGCTTAACGTGCTGGGTAACGATCTGCTGACCCTGAACAACCGTCGCTGGCAGGCGCTGCGCGGCAACGGGATTGCGATGGTATTGCAGGACCCGCGCTATGCGCTGAATCCGGTGAAAAGCGTTGCGGCTCAGCTTGACGAGGCACTGACCCTGCATCAGGCTCTGCCCCGTTCGGAACGCGTTGCGCGCATTCACGACATTATCCGCGCCGTCGGGCTGTCTGAGAACGTGCTCCAGCGTTACCCCGGCGAACTCTCCGGCGGTATGGGCCAGCGGGTAATGATTGCGATTGCGCTCATGAATAACCCGCAGGTGCTGATTGCCGACGAACCGACCTCGGCGCTGGATGCGCGCCTGCGCAACCAGATCCTGGAGCTACTGGTACAGCAATGTGCAGAACGCCAGATGGCGATGTTGCTGATTAGCCACGACCTGCCGCTGGTGGCGGAACACTGCGACCGCGTGCTGGTGATGTATCAGGGCGAGAAAGTGGACGAAATGGCGGCAAGCCAGCTTCCGCAGGCGACGCACCCGTATACACGCACCCTGTGGACCTGCCGCCCGAACGCCAGCACCTACGGCCAGATGCTGCCAACACTCGACCGCACACAACCGTTCAGGGAGGCGACCAATGGCACTCGTTGA
- a CDS encoding ABC transporter permease, with amino-acid sequence MPFYLFLRRLRRSPAAFCGLIAITLLVFIALFAPWLAPLDPNWQDAVARLQAPNAQHWLGTDSYGRDLLSRLIYGTRPALGLVALVTVITLPAGLLVGILSGYYGGWMERILMRFTDVVMSMPRLILAFAFVAMLGPGLVNGALALALTTWPAYARQARSEIQRLRHSDYLTAAEMMGIRGPRLLVGHILPLCLPSAIVRLALDLAGIILAAAGLGFLGLGARPPMAEWGAMIADGMQVIFDQWWIAAIPGGAILFASLAFNLLGDGLRDVLEPQHD; translated from the coding sequence ATGCCGTTTTATCTTTTCTTACGCCGTCTGCGCCGCTCCCCTGCCGCATTTTGCGGGCTGATAGCCATTACGCTGCTGGTGTTTATCGCCCTGTTTGCCCCCTGGCTTGCGCCCCTTGACCCGAACTGGCAGGATGCCGTCGCGCGTTTGCAGGCACCCAACGCTCAGCACTGGCTGGGTACCGACAGCTACGGGCGCGACCTGCTCTCGCGCCTGATTTACGGTACCCGTCCGGCGCTCGGGCTGGTGGCTTTAGTTACCGTCATCACTCTGCCTGCCGGGTTGCTGGTGGGGATTTTGTCCGGCTACTACGGCGGCTGGATGGAGCGCATTTTGATGCGTTTTACTGACGTTGTAATGTCGATGCCGCGCCTGATCCTCGCGTTTGCCTTTGTGGCGATGCTTGGTCCGGGGCTGGTCAACGGTGCGCTGGCGCTGGCCTTAACCACCTGGCCTGCCTATGCGCGTCAGGCACGCAGTGAAATTCAGCGTCTGCGCCACAGCGATTACCTCACCGCCGCTGAAATGATGGGCATTCGCGGCCCGCGGCTGCTGGTCGGCCACATTCTGCCCCTGTGCCTGCCGTCCGCCATTGTGCGACTGGCGCTGGATCTGGCGGGGATTATTCTTGCCGCCGCCGGGCTTGGCTTCCTCGGTCTCGGTGCGCGTCCGCCGATGGCCGAATGGGGCGCAATGATTGCCGATGGCATGCAGGTGATTTTCGACCAGTGGTGGATTGCCGCCATTCCGGGCGGCGCTATTCTGTTTGCCAGCCTGGCCTTTAACCTGCTGGGCGATGGCCTGCGCGACGTACTGGAGCCGCAACATGACTGA
- the betA gene encoding choline dehydrogenase codes for MQFDYIIIGAGSAGNVLATRLTEDPNTTVLLLEAGGPDHRFDFRTQMPAALAFPLQGKRYNWAYETEPEPHMNNRRMECGRGKGLGGSSLINGMCYVRGNAMDLDNWAKESGLEHWSYLNCLPYYRKAETRDVGPNDYHGGDGPVSVTTSKPGVNPLFEAMVEAGVQAGYPRTDDLNGYQQEGFGPMDRTVTPQGRRASTARGYLDQAKPRPNLTIRTHAMTDRIIFEGKRAVGVEWLEGESTIPSNATANKEVLLCAGAIASPQILQRSGVGNAELLKQFDIPLVHDLPGVGENLQDHLEMYLQYECKEPVSLYPALQWWNQPKIGAEWLFGGTGVGASNHFEAGGFIRSREEFAWPNIQYHFLPVAINYNGSNAVKEHGFQCHVGSMRSPSRGHVRIKSRDPHQHPAILFNYMSHEQDWQEFRDAIRITREIMHQPALDKYRGREISPGIECQTDEQLDEFVRNHAETAFHPCGTCKMGYDEMAVVDGEGRVHGLEGLRVVDASIMPQIITGNLNATTIMIGEKIADAIRGREPLAKSTAAYYVANGAPVRR; via the coding sequence TTGCAATTTGACTACATCATCATTGGTGCCGGTTCTGCCGGCAACGTGCTGGCAACACGACTGACTGAAGATCCGAACACCACGGTCCTGCTGCTTGAGGCGGGCGGGCCGGATCACCGCTTCGACTTCCGTACCCAGATGCCTGCCGCGCTGGCGTTCCCGCTGCAGGGCAAGCGCTACAACTGGGCGTATGAAACCGAGCCAGAGCCGCATATGAACAACCGCCGCATGGAGTGCGGACGCGGTAAAGGGCTGGGCGGCTCGTCGCTGATCAACGGCATGTGCTACGTGCGCGGCAACGCGATGGATCTGGACAACTGGGCAAAAGAATCCGGTCTGGAGCACTGGAGCTATCTCAACTGTCTGCCTTATTACCGCAAGGCGGAGACGCGTGACGTGGGGCCAAACGACTACCACGGCGGCGATGGCCCGGTGAGCGTCACCACCTCCAAACCCGGCGTGAATCCGCTGTTTGAGGCGATGGTTGAAGCGGGCGTGCAGGCGGGTTACCCGCGCACCGACGATCTCAACGGCTACCAGCAGGAAGGCTTCGGGCCGATGGACCGAACGGTCACGCCGCAGGGCCGACGCGCCAGCACCGCGCGCGGCTATCTGGACCAGGCGAAACCGCGCCCGAACCTGACTATCCGCACCCACGCCATGACCGATCGCATCATCTTCGAAGGCAAGCGCGCGGTGGGCGTTGAGTGGCTGGAGGGCGAAAGCACCATCCCGTCCAACGCGACGGCGAATAAAGAGGTGCTGCTGTGCGCAGGCGCTATTGCGTCTCCGCAGATCCTCCAGCGCTCCGGCGTGGGCAATGCTGAACTGTTGAAGCAGTTTGATATCCCGCTGGTACACGATTTACCCGGCGTGGGTGAAAACCTGCAGGATCACCTGGAGATGTACCTCCAGTACGAATGCAAAGAGCCGGTTTCTCTCTACCCTGCCCTGCAGTGGTGGAACCAGCCGAAGATTGGCGCGGAGTGGCTGTTTGGCGGCACCGGCGTGGGTGCGAGCAACCACTTCGAAGCGGGCGGTTTTATCCGCAGCCGCGAGGAGTTTGCGTGGCCGAACATTCAGTACCACTTCCTGCCGGTGGCGATTAACTACAACGGCTCCAACGCGGTGAAAGAGCACGGCTTCCAGTGCCACGTTGGCTCCATGCGCTCACCAAGCCGTGGACACGTGCGCATCAAGTCCCGTGACCCGCACCAGCATCCGGCGATCCTGTTCAACTATATGTCTCACGAACAGGACTGGCAGGAGTTCCGCGACGCAATCCGCATCACGCGCGAGATCATGCACCAGCCCGCGCTGGACAAGTACCGCGGCCGTGAAATCAGCCCAGGCATTGAATGCCAGACTGACGAACAGCTGGACGAGTTCGTGCGGAATCACGCCGAAACCGCCTTCCACCCGTGCGGCACCTGTAAGATGGGCTATGACGAGATGGCGGTGGTTGACGGCGAAGGCCGCGTGCACGGGCTGGAAGGGTTACGCGTGGTGGATGCGTCGATTATGCCGCAGATCATTACCGGTAACCTGAACGCCACCACGATCATGATTGGCGAGAAAATTGCCGACGCCATTCGCGGGCGCGAGCCGCTGGCGAAGAGTACGGCGGCGTATTATGTGGCGAATGGGGCACCGGTTCGACGCTGA
- the betB gene encoding betaine-aldehyde dehydrogenase gives MSRMAEQQLYINGGYTSATSGRTFETINPANGDVLASVQAAGREDVDRAVESATRGQKIWAAMTAMERSRILRRAVDILRERNDELAKLETLDTGKAFSETSAVDIVTGADVLEYYAGLIPALEGSQIPLRETSFVYTRREPLGVVAGIGAWNYPIQIALWKSAPALAAGNAMIFKPSEVTPLTALKLAEIYTEAGLPDGVFNVLPGVGAETGQYLTEHPGIAKVSFTGGVASGKKVMANSAASSLKKVTMELGGKSPLIIFDDADLDLAADIAMMANFFSSGQVCTNGTRVFVPAKCKAAFEQKIVERVGRIRAGDLFDERTNFGPMVSFPHRDSVLRYITKGKEEGARVLCGGDVLKGEGFDNGAWVAPTVFTDCTDEMTIVREEIFGPVMSILTYESDEDAIRRANDTDYGLAAGIVTADLNRAHSAIHQLEAGICWINTWGESAAEMPVGGYKHSGIGRENGVMTLQSYTQVKSIQVEMGKFQSIF, from the coding sequence ATGTCCCGAATGGCAGAACAGCAGCTTTATATCAATGGTGGTTATACATCGGCCACCAGCGGTCGCACCTTCGAGACCATCAACCCGGCCAACGGTGACGTCCTGGCGAGCGTACAGGCTGCCGGGCGCGAAGACGTCGACCGCGCAGTGGAAAGCGCAACGCGCGGGCAAAAAATCTGGGCGGCGATGACCGCGATGGAGCGTTCGCGCATTCTGCGCCGCGCCGTCGACATTCTGCGCGAGCGAAACGACGAACTGGCGAAGCTGGAAACCCTCGACACCGGTAAAGCATTCTCTGAAACCAGTGCTGTGGATATCGTCACCGGCGCGGACGTGCTGGAGTATTACGCGGGGCTGATCCCGGCGCTCGAAGGCAGCCAGATCCCCCTGCGCGAGACTTCATTCGTCTACACTCGCCGTGAACCGCTGGGCGTGGTGGCGGGCATCGGTGCGTGGAACTACCCGATCCAGATTGCCCTGTGGAAATCCGCCCCGGCGCTGGCAGCGGGCAACGCGATGATCTTCAAGCCGAGCGAAGTGACGCCGCTCACCGCCCTGAAACTGGCCGAAATCTACACCGAAGCGGGCCTGCCAGACGGCGTGTTTAACGTCCTGCCGGGCGTGGGCGCGGAGACGGGCCAGTACCTGACCGAGCATCCAGGGATCGCGAAAGTCTCCTTTACCGGCGGCGTCGCCAGCGGCAAAAAAGTGATGGCGAACTCGGCGGCCTCATCCCTGAAAAAGGTGACGATGGAGCTGGGCGGCAAATCGCCGCTGATTATTTTCGACGACGCGGATCTGGATCTCGCGGCAGACATCGCCATGATGGCGAACTTCTTCAGCTCCGGCCAGGTGTGCACCAACGGCACCCGCGTATTTGTGCCCGCGAAATGTAAGGCCGCGTTTGAGCAGAAAATCGTTGAGCGCGTGGGCCGCATCCGCGCGGGCGATCTGTTCGATGAACGCACCAACTTCGGCCCGATGGTCAGCTTCCCGCACCGCGACAGCGTGCTGCGCTACATCACCAAAGGCAAAGAGGAAGGCGCGCGCGTGCTGTGCGGCGGCGACGTGCTGAAGGGCGAAGGCTTTGACAACGGCGCGTGGGTGGCCCCGACCGTATTCACCGACTGCACCGACGAGATGACCATCGTGCGCGAAGAGATCTTCGGCCCGGTGATGTCCATCCTCACATACGAAAGCGATGAAGACGCGATCCGTCGCGCCAACGACACCGACTACGGTCTGGCGGCAGGCATTGTTACCGCCGATCTGAACCGCGCACATAGCGCTATTCATCAGCTCGAAGCGGGCATCTGCTGGATCAACACCTGGGGCGAATCCGCCGCAGAGATGCCGGTCGGCGGTTATAAACACTCCGGCATTGGCCGCGAGAACGGCGTAATGACGCTCCAGAGCTACACCCAGGTGAAGTCCATCCAGGTTGAGATGGGTAAATTCCAGTCCATATTTTAA
- a CDS encoding ABC transporter substrate-binding protein, with amino-acid sequence MTKKLLPLLVLAALSGAVHAATPPNTLVVAQGLDDIVSLDPAEANELSSIQTVPSLYQRLVQPDRDNPEKITPILAESWEADAAAKTLTIKLKPGAKFASGNPLRPEDVIFSYTRAVTLNKSPAFILNVLGWDASNIASQLKKVDDHTLTLHWTADVSPSVALNILSTPIASIVDEKLVSANVKDNDFGNAWLKMHSAGSGAFKMRVYQPHQAIVLEANASAPGGAPALKSIIIKNVPDPASRRLLIQQGDADVARDLGADQISALNGKPGVKVLSIPSAEQNYLVFNTGNSANPLLNNPAFWEASRWLVDYEGITKDLLKGQYFVHQSFLPVGLPGALEDNPFKFDPAKAKDILAKAGIKDAHFTLDVENKPPFITIAQSMQASFAQGGVKVDLLPAAGSQVYARVRAKQHQAAIRLWIPDYFDAHSNASAFAWNDGKSSTVAGLNGWKIPELNKATLAAVAEPDPAKRLDLYKKMQEQLQHNSPYVFVDQGKTQIVVRDNVKGYQQGLNADMVWYDRVTK; translated from the coding sequence ATGACTAAAAAACTGCTGCCGTTACTGGTGCTGGCTGCACTCTCAGGCGCTGTCCATGCCGCTACTCCGCCCAATACGCTGGTTGTCGCCCAGGGCCTTGATGACATCGTGAGCCTCGATCCGGCTGAAGCCAACGAGCTTTCCAGCATCCAGACCGTGCCGAGCCTGTACCAGCGTCTGGTGCAGCCAGACCGCGATAACCCGGAAAAAATCACGCCGATCCTCGCGGAAAGCTGGGAAGCCGACGCAGCAGCAAAAACCCTGACCATCAAACTCAAGCCCGGTGCAAAATTTGCCTCCGGCAACCCGTTGCGTCCGGAAGATGTGATTTTCTCGTATACCCGCGCCGTGACGCTGAACAAATCTCCGGCCTTCATTCTTAACGTGCTGGGCTGGGACGCCAGCAACATCGCCAGCCAGCTGAAAAAAGTGGACGATCATACCCTCACCCTGCACTGGACGGCGGACGTTAGCCCGTCGGTAGCGCTGAATATTCTCTCCACGCCAATCGCCTCCATCGTCGATGAGAAACTGGTCTCAGCGAATGTGAAAGATAACGACTTCGGCAACGCGTGGCTGAAAATGCACTCTGCGGGCAGCGGCGCGTTCAAAATGCGCGTCTATCAGCCGCATCAGGCCATCGTGCTGGAAGCCAATGCATCCGCGCCTGGCGGCGCGCCCGCGCTTAAAAGCATCATTATTAAAAATGTTCCGGACCCGGCTTCTCGCCGCCTGCTGATCCAGCAGGGCGATGCGGACGTGGCGCGCGATCTGGGTGCAGATCAGATTAGCGCGCTCAACGGCAAACCCGGCGTGAAAGTGCTGAGCATTCCGTCCGCCGAGCAGAACTATCTGGTGTTTAACACCGGAAACAGCGCCAACCCGCTGCTGAATAATCCGGCGTTCTGGGAAGCCTCCCGCTGGCTGGTGGATTATGAAGGCATCACCAAAGATCTGCTGAAAGGCCAGTATTTTGTCCATCAGAGCTTCCTGCCGGTCGGTCTGCCGGGTGCGCTGGAAGATAATCCGTTCAAATTTGACCCGGCAAAAGCGAAAGACATTCTCGCCAAAGCAGGCATCAAAGACGCGCACTTTACGCTGGACGTGGAGAACAAGCCGCCGTTTATTACTATCGCCCAGTCCATGCAGGCGAGCTTTGCACAGGGCGGCGTGAAGGTCGATCTGCTGCCCGCCGCCGGTAGCCAGGTGTATGCCCGTGTACGTGCGAAACAGCATCAGGCGGCGATCCGTCTGTGGATACCGGACTATTTCGACGCCCATTCCAACGCCAGCGCCTTCGCGTGGAACGATGGCAAATCCAGCACCGTGGCCGGGCTGAACGGCTGGAAAATTCCGGAGCTGAACAAGGCCACGCTGGCGGCAGTGGCCGAACCCGATCCTGCAAAACGCCTGGATCTCTATAAGAAGATGCAGGAACAATTGCAGCATAACTCGCCGTATGTGTTTGTCGATCAGGGCAAAACCCAGATCGTGGTGCGCGATAACGTGAAGGGGTATCAGCAGGGGCTGAACGCGGATATGGTCTGGTACGATCGCGTAACGAAGTAA
- a CDS encoding cold-shock protein, with translation MNGTITTWFKDKGFGFIKDENGDNRYFHVIKVANPDLIKKDAAVTFEPTTNNKGLSAYAVKVIPESKYLYIAGERVKLTSIKSFVVFSEEEPVDTGIDKVNAVLSVGILMNNIKPKSDKKQGEMRTVKKLAITTFQNTTLIFTEDEIDIDATVKLLK, from the coding sequence ATGAACGGTACAATCACAACGTGGTTTAAAGATAAAGGCTTTGGATTTATCAAAGATGAAAACGGTGACAATCGCTATTTTCATGTGATTAAGGTCGCAAACCCTGATCTGATTAAGAAAGACGCGGCGGTGACCTTCGAGCCAACCACCAATAACAAAGGCCTTTCCGCCTACGCGGTGAAGGTGATCCCGGAAAGTAAATACCTGTATATCGCAGGCGAACGCGTGAAGCTCACCTCGATCAAATCCTTTGTGGTGTTCAGCGAAGAAGAGCCTGTCGATACTGGCATCGATAAAGTGAATGCGGTGCTGTCGGTGGGGATTTTGATGAACAATATCAAACCGAAATCCGACAAGAAGCAGGGCGAGATGCGCACGGTGAAGAAACTGGCGATCACCACCTTCCAGAACACGACGCTGATTTTCACCGAAGATGAGATCGACATCGATGCCACGGTGAAGCTGCTGAAGTGA
- a CDS encoding ABC transporter ATP-binding protein encodes MALVDVNQLQVTFGEKTAVSAASFTIEKGETFSLIGESGCGKSTILRVLAGLQREWRGSIAVLGDALTPGRRFEGPLRRNVQMVFQDPWASLHPNHTISRTLSEPLKIHGETQIAEKVADALQQVGLSADAGKRYPHQLSGGQRQRVAIARALLLRPQLLLLDEPTSALDMSVQAEILNLLNRLKTQHDMTYLLVSHDADVIAHMSDRAAFMAHGEIQRVFDREAMLRGEHRMG; translated from the coding sequence ATGGCACTCGTTGATGTCAACCAGCTCCAGGTCACCTTCGGGGAAAAAACAGCGGTCTCTGCCGCCAGCTTTACCATTGAGAAAGGTGAAACGTTTAGCCTGATTGGTGAATCCGGCTGCGGAAAATCAACGATCCTGCGGGTGCTGGCAGGATTGCAGCGCGAGTGGCGTGGCAGCATTGCGGTTCTGGGAGACGCGTTAACGCCAGGCAGACGTTTTGAAGGCCCACTTCGTCGCAATGTGCAAATGGTGTTTCAGGACCCGTGGGCGTCGCTGCACCCGAACCACACCATTTCACGCACGCTGTCGGAACCGTTGAAAATTCACGGTGAAACGCAGATAGCTGAAAAGGTCGCGGATGCGCTGCAGCAGGTGGGCTTATCTGCCGACGCAGGGAAACGTTATCCGCACCAGCTTTCCGGTGGTCAGCGTCAGCGCGTGGCGATTGCCCGTGCGCTGCTGTTGCGCCCGCAGCTTCTTCTGCTGGATGAACCGACCTCGGCGCTGGATATGTCGGTACAGGCAGAAATTCTTAACCTGCTCAACCGCCTGAAAACACAGCACGATATGACCTATCTTCTGGTAAGCCACGACGCGGATGTGATTGCGCATATGTCCGACCGCGCGGCGTTTATGGCGCACGGGGAGATCCAGCGGGTGTTTGACCGTGAGGCGATGTTACGGGGCGAGCACAGGATGGGTTAA